The following proteins come from a genomic window of Crassostrea angulata isolate pt1a10 chromosome 1, ASM2561291v2, whole genome shotgun sequence:
- the LOC128180197 gene encoding calmodulin-regulated spectrin-associated protein 1-like isoform X2 — protein sequence MIKSSNMNQSVESAPPVDDIIEIIPMDEYDSNKAKLQCSVSWILDKAYRDQIPKEFKDPFYETQDGVMHIKPKLMNLMVSSELYCQACNNMFGDSSLQWQGTSGHSSIIQVMSRKGIYVVDDNDKAVTESVLIKSAPFDVSAHIALIDALMLAYVRQIVTVEKVVQTVRRFAAFNASSELPSSVEDALLFWINKVCVAVQLSVNKEDNQVLEGETNQKVRIVSKSGMSMRESVNIPLIEDLSQDIGDGCSLAVLISFYCPSALSRQDICLKSNVGIADSLYNLRLVKEFCDNYIPGKAFHLTYEDFLYMHNNLRQNVEVFLAELFYWFEIQKLDCVYSEPGSRPTTAKKMTSSAITNLPPISNVTKQSFHKYSADDGAVPRGVSQMPPRQPLLYKRQQEPDVSQQGPGVGRSRPMSAVVGKEKNDVHRSVLAWQENSQQTVQQSGGSNLLANVSIDSELMESFSDDQLGSLDMDLSDTPRPTLPANQVPRESASNLRDPNHPDYMEVQSVTSGAATNRTVHQGEETRPDSESAIPENPPCHQDLLNEFSAQLDPKDNKQSRNECYEPLLPAKLKPRKEAINNHSKEQERGDKSLLAKSVKSMEVDLGSSSVLSERSDSSSSVPVTPLPEDQLSDQDVPKQPRYTAFTVNTGFSEDMESPRKSVLSTVRSQGDTAESVKLSYTVSNEATSESARAAGIPVVGESGEQAWRRWGSREGSVNSRSSGDNSDHESQKIHYDQKLSENKDKIREVSPPKTFTRFGSKDSDVFQKPKMIVRSKTAVSPKKEPSKHMTTNFAEIKRMKNVQGNVDNSGMVYMQHGHEVNNKAMQSSTTQINNRNNQNSTSPSRTTWQQASTLKSPDQATSDSSESSDSSRPVLSELTEIRLKLEEKRKQIEKKKNRMELQQQKQRQRLGKTAFLHVLTKPTEEEVSDDLSSQGSEASLPASEEAASSSTSDKGPTAADGKTTGALQSNKAFSREGIQQTIENVRKKWFQEDKDEQPVQMEIKPEEIMSKSCPAKNGEVLQKQKSALPAQEHNSMSMIENISDRKLSEAQELDSPSVYSRKLEKLDHDLTDLKGEILRMSLEQEQYNGSPAAISMTQPSTATRPTYAVETPERKFQGKPFHGSDLASVNQANVNTPERMQYGTPAVCRHAGYAGPIDPSVPTPERVVMGGGMSQYPQGLPQQMPITQPFQPQVMPHSLPYNGQSQFSPMPQTQVPYSGFQTVGTTPYPQPQFPPTPPHGYQQSPPFNPNLVSPHGQYGMPGVYNMTPQQYPPHSHNTSTVSAHTPVSYMYSPNHTGAQVFQPSADINKMPPASRAEMPPTSSAFNDGNISKEDTSAVSNMGVHDSSHNKSDIQSDISSDQNGFFVSFGDNSPKVKPKLSSATSQKTVTSEPTSLQNQTQQSPQQNQSSQASNLNVLAIDQNTSASSQPDNTSLHDTSGVGFVVGEDPETISKSVEEELNRKKEKFIQMQIKRKEEQDKKRQYKELEMSRRKEQERIKQEEAEKRKASEKARRDEIFRQYQDKKHQEEDNYAPPVRRNRSKTREKTRPKSMFDKGESGSVEGLHSHSSSQEDLSSQAFTISPGHKEPLSCNTLSQSTEGKLTYRRQPSPDLGRLKRGRNSAESSESGSDYAGPKLFVKPSSKSNRHIIINAISQCVLAGPVNADQKNKVLEVLAKSDAKHFLILFRDHSCQFRGLYSFDPDSEDSIKIHGIGPKQITSKMIERFYKYNSGGKSFSEVTSTKHLSVSIDAVVIHNALWKTSAKPPQKR from the exons atgataaaatcatCAAACATGAATCAGTCTGTGGAAAGTGCCCCTCCTGTTGATGACATCATCGAAATCATACCCATGGACGAGTATGATAGCAACAAG GCAAAACTTCAGTGCTCTGTATCATGGATTCTCGACAAGGCCTACAGAGATCAAATACCAAAGGAATTCAAAGACCCATTTTACGAGACACAGGAT GGTGTGATGCATATTAAGCCCAAGCTGATGAATCTGATGGTGTCCAGTGAGCTTTACTGTCAGGCCTGCAATAATATGTTCGGGGATTCATCATTACAATGGCAAGGGACATCAG GTCATTCCAGCATCATTCAAGTGATGTCCAGGAAAGGGATATATGTTGTCGATGATAACGATAAAGCTGTTACAGAGTCTGTACTTATAAAGTCGGCTCCCTTTGATGTG AGTGCACACATTGCCCTGATCGATGCCTTGATGCTGGCCTACGTTAGACAGATAGTGACGGTGGAGAAAGTAGTACAAACTGTCCGAAGATTTGCTGCCTTCAATGCCTCCAGTGAGCTGCCGTCCAGTGTGGAGGATGCTCTCCTGTTCTGGATAAACAAAGTCTGTGTGGCCGTACAGCTCAGTGTGAACAAGGAGGATAACCAGGTGCTGGAAGGGGAGACAAATCAGAAG GTTCGTATTGTGAGTAAGTCTGGGATGAGCATGAGGGAGTCTGTGAATATTCCACTGATAGAGGACCTCTCTCAGGACATTGGTGATGGCTGTTCTTTGGCTGTTCTAATCAGCTTCTACTGCCCCTCTGCACTCAGTCGGCAAG ATATCTGTTTAAAGTCTAATGTAGGCATAGCTGACTCGCTATATAACCTTCGCCTAGTGAAGGAATTCTGTGATAACTACATCCCTGGCAAAGCCTTCCATCTGACCTACGAAGACTTCCTCTACATGCACAACAACCTGCGACAGAACGTGGAGGTGTTTCTCGCAGAGCTGTTCTACTGGTTTGAGATTCAGAAGCTAGACTGTGTGTATAGTGAACCAG GTTCGCGGCCCACAACAGCCAAGAAAATGACCAGCAGCGCCATCACAAATCTTCCTCCGATCAGTAACGTCACCAAGCAGAGTTTCCACAAGTACTCGGCGGATGATGGGGCGGTTCCTCGCGGAGTGAGCCAGATGCCACCAAGACAACCCCTCCTGTATAAACGACAGCAGGAACCTGATGTCAGTCAGCAAG GTCCAGGTGTGGGACGATCAAGACCAATGTCTGCTGTGGTCGGGAAGGAGAAGAATGATGTACATCGGTCAGTGCTGGCCTGGCAGGAGAACAGTCAACA GACTGTTCAGCAGAGTGGTGGTAGTAACCTCCTGGCCAATGTCAGCATTGACTCGGAGTTGATGGAGAGCTTTTCTGATGATCAGCTGGGAAGTCTCGACATGGATCTGAGTGACACGCCCCGGCCCACTCTGCCAGCCAATCAAGTGCCAAGAGAATCAGCATCAAATCTACGTGATCCAAATCATCCGGATTATATGGAGGTACAAAGTGTGACATCAGGAGCTGCCACAAATAGAACTGTTCATCAAGGGGAAGAAACTAGACCTGATAGTGAGTCTGCTATACCTGAGAATCCTCCTTGTCATCAAGACTTGCTAAATGAATTCAGTGCTCAATTAGACCCTAAAGACAATAAGCAGAGTAGAAATGAATGCTATGAGCCTTTGTTACCTGCAAAATTAAAACCTCGGAAAGAAGCAATAAATAACCACAGCAAGGAACAAGAGAGGGGAGATAAGTCTTTACTTGCTAAATCAGTGAAATCTATGGAAGTGGATCTGGGTTCTTCGAGTGTTTTAAGTGAGCGTAGTGACAGCAGTAGTTCTGTTCCCGTCACTCCTCTACCCGAGGATCAGTTATCGGACCAAGATGTTCCCAAACAGCCCCGTTATACAGCATTTACAGTCAACACTGGCTTTTCAGAAGACATGGAATCTCCACGAAAAAGTGTATTGTCCACCGTCCGTAGCCAAGGCGATACTGCTGAATCAGTTAAACTGAGTTATACTGTCTCCAATGAGGCCACTTCAGAATCGGCGCGGGCAGCCGGGATACCTGTTGTCGGGGAGAGTGGCGAGCAAGCATGGAGGAGATGGGGCTCCAGAGAGGGTAGTGTGAACAGTAGGAGTTCAGGGGACAATTCCGATCATGAATCTCAGAAAATTCACTACGACCAGAAACTGAGTGAGAACAAAGACAAAATCCGAGAGGTGTCACCTCCAAAAACTTTTACTAGATTCGGTTCCAAGGACAGTGATGTATTTCAAAAACCTAAAATGATAGTTAGAAGTAAGACAGCTGTTTCACCAAAGAAAGAACCCTCCAAACATATGACTACAAATTTTGCTGAAATAAAGAGAATGAAGAATGTTCAAGGAAATGTTGACAATTCTGGAATGGTTTACATGCAGCATGGCCATGAAGTGAATAACAAAGCTATGCAAAGCTCAACAACTCAAATCAACAATAGGAACAACCAAAACTCAACATCACCTAGCAGAACAACATGGCAGCAAGCAAGCACTCTAAAATCTCCTGATCAGGCCACAAGTGATTCCTCAGAAAGCAGTGACAGTAGTCGCCCTGTGCTGTCTGAGCTAACAGAAATCCGGCTTAAGTTGGAGGAAAAGCGTAAACAGATAGAGAAAAAGAAGAACAGAATGGAGCTACAGCAACAGAAACAGAGACAGCGGTTAGGGAAGACAGCTTTTCTTCATGTGCTGACAAAACCCACTGAAGAGGAGGTGTCTGATGACTTGAGTTCACAGGGAAGTGAGGCGTCTCTACCAGCAAGTGAGGAGGCTGCCTCAAGTTCAACCTCGGACAAAGGACCAACAGCAGCAGATGGAAAAACTACAGGAGCACTTCAAAGCAACAAAGCGTTTTCTAGGGAGGGGATACAGCAAACAATAGAAAATGTTAGAAAGAAGTGGTTTCAAGAGGACAAGGATGAGCAACCTGTGCAGATGGAGATAAAACCAGAAGAAATAATGAGTAAGAGTTGTCCAGCCAAAAATGGAGaagttttacaaaaacaaaaatcggCGCTGCCTGCCCAGGAGCATAATTCAATGTCAATGATAGAAAATATATCTGACAGAAAATTATCTGAAGCTCAAGAATTAGACAGTCCATCTGTATACAGTCGGAAGCTTGAAAAACTGGATCATGACCTGACTGATTTGAAAGGGGAGATCCTGAGGATGTCTCTGGAACAGGAGCAGTACAATGGGAGTCCAGCGGCTATTTCCATGACGCAACCATCCACAGCCACCAGGCCAACTTATGCAGTGGAAACTCCAGAACGGAAATTCCAGGGAAAACCATTCCATGGATCAGATCTCGCCTCAGTGAATCAGGCAAACGTAAACACTCCAGAGAGAATGCAGTATGGAACCCCAGCGGTTTGTCGCCATGCAGGATATGCAGGCCCCATTGATCCCAGTGTACCCACCCCAGAGAGGGTTGTGATGGGGGGAGGTATGTCTCAGTACCCCCAGGGCCTACCCCAACAGATGCCTATTACACAACCATTCCAGCCCCAAGTGATGCCCCACTCTTTACCCTATAATGGACAGAGTCAGTTCAGTCCAATGCCACAAACACAGGTGCCATACAGCGGTTTCCAGACTGTTGGTACTACTCCCTATCCACAACCCCAGTTCCCTCCCACCCCACCCCATGGCTACCAACAGTCCCCTCCCTTCAATCCCAATCTGGTGTCGCCCCACGGACAGTATGGGATGCCTGGGGTATATAATATGACTCCTCAGCAGTACCCTCCCCATTCTCACAACACATCTACAGTGTCAGCTCATACTCCTGTCTCTTACATGTACTCGCCCAATCACACCGGAGCTCAAGTCTTTCAACCTTCTGCGGATATTAATAAAATGCCGCCTGCTTCTCGGGCTGAAATGCCCCCCACTTCTAGTGCTTTCAATGATGGTAACATCAGCAAAGAAGACACCTCTGCTGTTTCAAATATGGGTGTTCATGACTCATCTCATAACAAAAGTGATATACAAAGTGACATTTCTAGTGACCAGAATGGATTTTTTGTGTCATTTGGAGACAATTCTCCAAAGGTTAAACCCAAACTTTCTAGTGCAACATCTCAAAAGACGGTAACCTCTGAACCAACTAGTCTCCAAAACCAAACACAACAGTCACCTCAGCAGAACCAGTCTAGTCAAGCTAGCAACCTGAATGTGTTAGCCATAGATCAGAACACGTCGGCCAGCTCCCAGCCCGACAACACATCCCTGCATGATACCTCGGGGGTCGGGTTTGTGGTGGGAGAAGACCCAGAAACTATCTCAAAG TCAGTGGAAGAAGAattgaacagaaaaaaagaaaagtttataCAAATGCAGATCAAACGCAAAGAAGAACAAGACAAAAAACGTCAATATAAAGAGTTGGAAATGTCACGCAGGAAAGAGCAAGAGAG AATTAAACAAGAAGAGGCAGAAAAACGTAAAGCCAGTGAAAAGGCACGAAGAGATGAAATATTCCGTCAGTACCAGGATAAGAAGCATCAAGAGGAAGACAACTACGCACCTCCTGTCCGCAGGAACCGATCCAAAACCCGGGAGAAGACCCGCCCCAAATCCATGTTCGACAAAGGAGAATCAGGATCAGTGGAAGGTTTGCACTCCCATAGTAGTTCTCAAGAGGATCTCTCTTCTCAAGCTTTTACTATCAGTCCGGGTCACAAAGAACCTT TGTCCTGTAACACCCTGTCCCAATCCACGGAGGGCAAACTGACCTACAGGAGACAGCCCTCTCCAG ATCTTGGTCGTTTGAAGAGAGGCAGGAACAGTGCAGAGAGCAGTGAATCTGGATCAGATTACGCAG GACCCAAGTTATTTGTGAAGCCAAGCTCCAAGTCAAACCGCCACATCATCATCAATGCTATTAGTCAGTGTGTGCTTGCTGGACCCGTGAACGCTGATCAGAAAAACAAAGTATTAGAG gTTTTGGCTAAATCAGATGCCAAGCACTTCCTGATATTGTTCCGAGACCACTCCTGTCAGTTCCGGGGACTGTACAGCTTTGATCCAGATTCAGAGGACTCCATTAAAATCCATGGAATAGGACCCAAACAAATCACCAGCAAAATGATCGAAAGATTTTACAA GTACAATTCTGGTGGAAAAAGCTTTAGTGAGGTTACATCTACGAAACATTTATCAGTGTCAATAGACGCAGTAGTTATACACAATGCCTTGTGGAAAACATCAGCAAAGCCGCCACAAAAAAGGTGA
- the LOC128180197 gene encoding calmodulin-regulated spectrin-associated protein 1-like isoform X1 codes for MIKSSNMNQSVESAPPVDDIIEIIPMDEYDSNKAKLQCSVSWILDKAYRDQIPKEFKDPFYETQDGVMHIKPKLMNLMVSSELYCQACNNMFGDSSLQWQGTSGHSSIIQVMSRKGIYVVDDNDKAVTESVLIKSAPFDVSAHIALIDALMLAYVRQIVTVEKVVQTVRRFAAFNASSELPSSVEDALLFWINKVCVAVQLSVNKEDNQVLEGETNQKVRIVSKSGMSMRESVNIPLIEDLSQDIGDGCSLAVLISFYCPSALSRQDICLKSNVGIADSLYNLRLVKEFCDNYIPGKAFHLTYEDFLYMHNNLRQNVEVFLAELFYWFEIQKLDCVYSEPGSRPTTAKKMTSSAITNLPPISNVTKQSFHKYSADDGAVPRGVSQMPPRQPLLYKRQQEPDVSQQGPGVGRSRPMSAVVGKEKNDVHRSVLAWQENSQQTVQQSGGSNLLANVSIDSELMESFSDDQLGSLDMDLSDTPRPTLPANQVPRESASNLRDPNHPDYMEVQSVTSGAATNRTVHQGEETRPDSESAIPENPPCHQDLLNEFSAQLDPKDNKQSRNECYEPLLPAKLKPRKEAINNHSKEQERGDKSLLAKSVKSMEVDLGSSSVLSERSDSSSSVPVTPLPEDQLSDQDVPKQPRYTAFTVNTGFSEDMESPRKSVLSTVRSQGDTAESVKLSYTVSNEATSESARAAGIPVVGESGEQAWRRWGSREGSVNSRSSGDNSDHESQKIHYDQKLSENKDKIREVSPPKTFTRFGSKDSDVFQKPKMIVRSKTAVSPKKEPSKHMTTNFAEIKRMKNVQGNVDNSGMVYMQHGHEVNNKAMQSSTTQINNRNNQNSTSPSRTTWQQASTLKSPDQATSDSSESSDSSRPVLSELTEIRLKLEEKRKQIEKKKNRMELQQQKQRQRLGKTAFLHVLTKPTEEEVSDDLSSQGSEASLPASEEAASSSTSDKGPTAADGKTTGALQSNKAFSREGIQQTIENVRKKWFQEDKDEQPVQMEIKPEEIMSKSCPAKNGEVLQKQKSALPAQEHNSMSMIENISDRKLSEAQELDSPSVYSRKLEKLDHDLTDLKGEILRMSLEQEQYNGSPAAISMTQPSTATRPTYAVETPERKFQGKPFHGSDLASVNQANVNTPERMQYGTPAVCRHAGYAGPIDPSVPTPERVVMGGGMSQYPQGLPQQMPITQPFQPQVMPHSLPYNGQSQFSPMPQTQVPYSGFQTVGTTPYPQPQFPPTPPHGYQQSPPFNPNLVSPHGQYGMPGVYNMTPQQYPPHSHNTSTVSAHTPVSYMYSPNHTGAQVFQPSADINKMPPASRAEMPPTSSAFNDGNISKEDTSAVSNMGVHDSSHNKSDIQSDISSDQNGFFVSFGDNSPKVKPKLSSATSQKTVTSEPTSLQNQTQQSPQQNQSSQASNLNVLAIDQNTSASSQPDNTSLHDTSGVGFVVGEDPETISKSVEEELNRKKEKFIQMQIKRKEEQDKKRQYKELEMSRRKEQERIKQEEAEKRKASEKARRDEIFRQYQDKKHQEEDNYAPPVRRNRSKTREKTRPKSMFDKGESGSVEGLHSHSSSQEDLSSQAFTISPGHKEPSGVGPRKPPSLAPRPGNIRKAVSCNTLSQSTEGKLTYRRQPSPDLGRLKRGRNSAESSESGSDYAGPKLFVKPSSKSNRHIIINAISQCVLAGPVNADQKNKVLEVLAKSDAKHFLILFRDHSCQFRGLYSFDPDSEDSIKIHGIGPKQITSKMIERFYKYNSGGKSFSEVTSTKHLSVSIDAVVIHNALWKTSAKPPQKR; via the exons atgataaaatcatCAAACATGAATCAGTCTGTGGAAAGTGCCCCTCCTGTTGATGACATCATCGAAATCATACCCATGGACGAGTATGATAGCAACAAG GCAAAACTTCAGTGCTCTGTATCATGGATTCTCGACAAGGCCTACAGAGATCAAATACCAAAGGAATTCAAAGACCCATTTTACGAGACACAGGAT GGTGTGATGCATATTAAGCCCAAGCTGATGAATCTGATGGTGTCCAGTGAGCTTTACTGTCAGGCCTGCAATAATATGTTCGGGGATTCATCATTACAATGGCAAGGGACATCAG GTCATTCCAGCATCATTCAAGTGATGTCCAGGAAAGGGATATATGTTGTCGATGATAACGATAAAGCTGTTACAGAGTCTGTACTTATAAAGTCGGCTCCCTTTGATGTG AGTGCACACATTGCCCTGATCGATGCCTTGATGCTGGCCTACGTTAGACAGATAGTGACGGTGGAGAAAGTAGTACAAACTGTCCGAAGATTTGCTGCCTTCAATGCCTCCAGTGAGCTGCCGTCCAGTGTGGAGGATGCTCTCCTGTTCTGGATAAACAAAGTCTGTGTGGCCGTACAGCTCAGTGTGAACAAGGAGGATAACCAGGTGCTGGAAGGGGAGACAAATCAGAAG GTTCGTATTGTGAGTAAGTCTGGGATGAGCATGAGGGAGTCTGTGAATATTCCACTGATAGAGGACCTCTCTCAGGACATTGGTGATGGCTGTTCTTTGGCTGTTCTAATCAGCTTCTACTGCCCCTCTGCACTCAGTCGGCAAG ATATCTGTTTAAAGTCTAATGTAGGCATAGCTGACTCGCTATATAACCTTCGCCTAGTGAAGGAATTCTGTGATAACTACATCCCTGGCAAAGCCTTCCATCTGACCTACGAAGACTTCCTCTACATGCACAACAACCTGCGACAGAACGTGGAGGTGTTTCTCGCAGAGCTGTTCTACTGGTTTGAGATTCAGAAGCTAGACTGTGTGTATAGTGAACCAG GTTCGCGGCCCACAACAGCCAAGAAAATGACCAGCAGCGCCATCACAAATCTTCCTCCGATCAGTAACGTCACCAAGCAGAGTTTCCACAAGTACTCGGCGGATGATGGGGCGGTTCCTCGCGGAGTGAGCCAGATGCCACCAAGACAACCCCTCCTGTATAAACGACAGCAGGAACCTGATGTCAGTCAGCAAG GTCCAGGTGTGGGACGATCAAGACCAATGTCTGCTGTGGTCGGGAAGGAGAAGAATGATGTACATCGGTCAGTGCTGGCCTGGCAGGAGAACAGTCAACA GACTGTTCAGCAGAGTGGTGGTAGTAACCTCCTGGCCAATGTCAGCATTGACTCGGAGTTGATGGAGAGCTTTTCTGATGATCAGCTGGGAAGTCTCGACATGGATCTGAGTGACACGCCCCGGCCCACTCTGCCAGCCAATCAAGTGCCAAGAGAATCAGCATCAAATCTACGTGATCCAAATCATCCGGATTATATGGAGGTACAAAGTGTGACATCAGGAGCTGCCACAAATAGAACTGTTCATCAAGGGGAAGAAACTAGACCTGATAGTGAGTCTGCTATACCTGAGAATCCTCCTTGTCATCAAGACTTGCTAAATGAATTCAGTGCTCAATTAGACCCTAAAGACAATAAGCAGAGTAGAAATGAATGCTATGAGCCTTTGTTACCTGCAAAATTAAAACCTCGGAAAGAAGCAATAAATAACCACAGCAAGGAACAAGAGAGGGGAGATAAGTCTTTACTTGCTAAATCAGTGAAATCTATGGAAGTGGATCTGGGTTCTTCGAGTGTTTTAAGTGAGCGTAGTGACAGCAGTAGTTCTGTTCCCGTCACTCCTCTACCCGAGGATCAGTTATCGGACCAAGATGTTCCCAAACAGCCCCGTTATACAGCATTTACAGTCAACACTGGCTTTTCAGAAGACATGGAATCTCCACGAAAAAGTGTATTGTCCACCGTCCGTAGCCAAGGCGATACTGCTGAATCAGTTAAACTGAGTTATACTGTCTCCAATGAGGCCACTTCAGAATCGGCGCGGGCAGCCGGGATACCTGTTGTCGGGGAGAGTGGCGAGCAAGCATGGAGGAGATGGGGCTCCAGAGAGGGTAGTGTGAACAGTAGGAGTTCAGGGGACAATTCCGATCATGAATCTCAGAAAATTCACTACGACCAGAAACTGAGTGAGAACAAAGACAAAATCCGAGAGGTGTCACCTCCAAAAACTTTTACTAGATTCGGTTCCAAGGACAGTGATGTATTTCAAAAACCTAAAATGATAGTTAGAAGTAAGACAGCTGTTTCACCAAAGAAAGAACCCTCCAAACATATGACTACAAATTTTGCTGAAATAAAGAGAATGAAGAATGTTCAAGGAAATGTTGACAATTCTGGAATGGTTTACATGCAGCATGGCCATGAAGTGAATAACAAAGCTATGCAAAGCTCAACAACTCAAATCAACAATAGGAACAACCAAAACTCAACATCACCTAGCAGAACAACATGGCAGCAAGCAAGCACTCTAAAATCTCCTGATCAGGCCACAAGTGATTCCTCAGAAAGCAGTGACAGTAGTCGCCCTGTGCTGTCTGAGCTAACAGAAATCCGGCTTAAGTTGGAGGAAAAGCGTAAACAGATAGAGAAAAAGAAGAACAGAATGGAGCTACAGCAACAGAAACAGAGACAGCGGTTAGGGAAGACAGCTTTTCTTCATGTGCTGACAAAACCCACTGAAGAGGAGGTGTCTGATGACTTGAGTTCACAGGGAAGTGAGGCGTCTCTACCAGCAAGTGAGGAGGCTGCCTCAAGTTCAACCTCGGACAAAGGACCAACAGCAGCAGATGGAAAAACTACAGGAGCACTTCAAAGCAACAAAGCGTTTTCTAGGGAGGGGATACAGCAAACAATAGAAAATGTTAGAAAGAAGTGGTTTCAAGAGGACAAGGATGAGCAACCTGTGCAGATGGAGATAAAACCAGAAGAAATAATGAGTAAGAGTTGTCCAGCCAAAAATGGAGaagttttacaaaaacaaaaatcggCGCTGCCTGCCCAGGAGCATAATTCAATGTCAATGATAGAAAATATATCTGACAGAAAATTATCTGAAGCTCAAGAATTAGACAGTCCATCTGTATACAGTCGGAAGCTTGAAAAACTGGATCATGACCTGACTGATTTGAAAGGGGAGATCCTGAGGATGTCTCTGGAACAGGAGCAGTACAATGGGAGTCCAGCGGCTATTTCCATGACGCAACCATCCACAGCCACCAGGCCAACTTATGCAGTGGAAACTCCAGAACGGAAATTCCAGGGAAAACCATTCCATGGATCAGATCTCGCCTCAGTGAATCAGGCAAACGTAAACACTCCAGAGAGAATGCAGTATGGAACCCCAGCGGTTTGTCGCCATGCAGGATATGCAGGCCCCATTGATCCCAGTGTACCCACCCCAGAGAGGGTTGTGATGGGGGGAGGTATGTCTCAGTACCCCCAGGGCCTACCCCAACAGATGCCTATTACACAACCATTCCAGCCCCAAGTGATGCCCCACTCTTTACCCTATAATGGACAGAGTCAGTTCAGTCCAATGCCACAAACACAGGTGCCATACAGCGGTTTCCAGACTGTTGGTACTACTCCCTATCCACAACCCCAGTTCCCTCCCACCCCACCCCATGGCTACCAACAGTCCCCTCCCTTCAATCCCAATCTGGTGTCGCCCCACGGACAGTATGGGATGCCTGGGGTATATAATATGACTCCTCAGCAGTACCCTCCCCATTCTCACAACACATCTACAGTGTCAGCTCATACTCCTGTCTCTTACATGTACTCGCCCAATCACACCGGAGCTCAAGTCTTTCAACCTTCTGCGGATATTAATAAAATGCCGCCTGCTTCTCGGGCTGAAATGCCCCCCACTTCTAGTGCTTTCAATGATGGTAACATCAGCAAAGAAGACACCTCTGCTGTTTCAAATATGGGTGTTCATGACTCATCTCATAACAAAAGTGATATACAAAGTGACATTTCTAGTGACCAGAATGGATTTTTTGTGTCATTTGGAGACAATTCTCCAAAGGTTAAACCCAAACTTTCTAGTGCAACATCTCAAAAGACGGTAACCTCTGAACCAACTAGTCTCCAAAACCAAACACAACAGTCACCTCAGCAGAACCAGTCTAGTCAAGCTAGCAACCTGAATGTGTTAGCCATAGATCAGAACACGTCGGCCAGCTCCCAGCCCGACAACACATCCCTGCATGATACCTCGGGGGTCGGGTTTGTGGTGGGAGAAGACCCAGAAACTATCTCAAAG TCAGTGGAAGAAGAattgaacagaaaaaaagaaaagtttataCAAATGCAGATCAAACGCAAAGAAGAACAAGACAAAAAACGTCAATATAAAGAGTTGGAAATGTCACGCAGGAAAGAGCAAGAGAG AATTAAACAAGAAGAGGCAGAAAAACGTAAAGCCAGTGAAAAGGCACGAAGAGATGAAATATTCCGTCAGTACCAGGATAAGAAGCATCAAGAGGAAGACAACTACGCACCTCCTGTCCGCAGGAACCGATCCAAAACCCGGGAGAAGACCCGCCCCAAATCCATGTTCGACAAAGGAGAATCAGGATCAGTGGAAGGTTTGCACTCCCATAGTAGTTCTCAAGAGGATCTCTCTTCTCAAGCTTTTACTATCAGTCCGGGTCACAAAGAACCTT CGGGTGTTGGTCCTAGAAAACCCCCAAGCTTAGCACCACGCCCAGGAAACATTCGAAAAGCAg TGTCCTGTAACACCCTGTCCCAATCCACGGAGGGCAAACTGACCTACAGGAGACAGCCCTCTCCAG ATCTTGGTCGTTTGAAGAGAGGCAGGAACAGTGCAGAGAGCAGTGAATCTGGATCAGATTACGCAG GACCCAAGTTATTTGTGAAGCCAAGCTCCAAGTCAAACCGCCACATCATCATCAATGCTATTAGTCAGTGTGTGCTTGCTGGACCCGTGAACGCTGATCAGAAAAACAAAGTATTAGAG gTTTTGGCTAAATCAGATGCCAAGCACTTCCTGATATTGTTCCGAGACCACTCCTGTCAGTTCCGGGGACTGTACAGCTTTGATCCAGATTCAGAGGACTCCATTAAAATCCATGGAATAGGACCCAAACAAATCACCAGCAAAATGATCGAAAGATTTTACAA GTACAATTCTGGTGGAAAAAGCTTTAGTGAGGTTACATCTACGAAACATTTATCAGTGTCAATAGACGCAGTAGTTATACACAATGCCTTGTGGAAAACATCAGCAAAGCCGCCACAAAAAAGGTGA